The Dehalococcoidia bacterium region ATGAGCTTGCCGTCAGCGAGGTTTCAGACGTTCGTGTCGATGAGGTGTGGGCGGGCGAAGCCGACCTCAAGTTCTTTGAATCGGAGGTGGAGGAGGTGGCTGCACTGGCTCCGGTGCAGATGATGGGCGGATTCTCTCATCGAATGGGGCTCACGATTACCGGCGGCAAAGTGATCCACAGATACGTCTGATAATCGGCATGGCAGAGCCCCGCAGGTTTGCCAGGTGACTCCGCGTTTCCCTCGAGAGGTGGGTATGGGTTTGAAGTAGGCTATTCCCAACCCAGGGCTAGCGGATTGCCTACTCGCCCGCACACTGGGGATTGAACTTCGCCAGGCAATATCACCCTCCGGGTGCTCATCTGTCTCCCTTCCTGGTGAAGCTCCGGAAGGTCAAAAATCCACGGTTCGAAGTCTGAAATATTGTATTGACAAGGGAGATGAGGTGATATAGAATTCCATTGGGCTAGATGGAGGGGATGAATGATCGAGATGAGCATCGATAGCATACGCGTGAGCATGATGAACTATCAAAGGGTGGTGATTCTGAAGGAGAAGAGCTCTGATCGTTATCTTCCCATCTGGATCGGCCCTGCTGAAGCTGATGCGATTGCTATCAAACTTCAGGGTGTCAACCCTCCTCGTCCGCTCACTCACGATTTAGTCGATTCCATCATCAGGAATCTGGGTGCTTCCGTAAGTTCAATCGTGGTGAGTGATCTGCACAACGATACCTTCTATGCCAAATTGATCCTCGATGTAAACGGCAAACGGCTGGAGCTAGATTCACGTCCTAGCGATGCGATGGCTATCGCCATACGGGCGCAAGCACCTATTTATGCCGCGGAGACGGTCTTGGATCGAGCTGGCATTATTGTGGATAGTGAGACCGGAAAGCCTTCAACCCAGAGTAAGGATACCAAAAGTGGAACAACGGAGGAAGAGTTGAAGAGTCTATCGGCCTTCCGTGATTTTGTGGATAGTTTGAATCTAGAAGACCTTGGCAAGGGCCAGGGATAGCCAAATAAGGTGGTTTGTCTGATGCGCTTTTTACGAACCGGGGCGCTTGGTTCCGGGAAAACGACAGAAATGAGGGGAACTAGTGATTAGAAGGCCTTAACCATAGAAGGTTAGGGCTTTTTTATGGGGAAGTCCGTGTGGGAGTGGTAGGGTTAAGCAGAGAAATAGGGAGGGTCTTCCATGACTTTTCTCTGGTGAGGGGTGGCGTTTGGCAGCTGTGCCCATAGCGCATTGTGGGTGGTACAAGGGTCGAGGTGGTTGGTGAAGAAGCCGTGGATAGTGGCTGTACGTTTCATCGGGATTGGGTGGTATATCGGACTGTGTATCGCGGGGGGAGTGTTTCTGGGGCGGTGGATAGGGCAGAAGGTGGGGGCCGAGACCTTTTGTAGCCTTATGGGATTAGCAGTGGGTGTGGTTGTGGCAGTATACGGAATCTGGATAGCTTACTCATTGCTTAACAGGAACGGACTCGCAAACAAGGAAGATAAGGAGAAATAGGTCGTGCCTAAGATACCGAAGATAGGTTGCCTTGGTATTGTGCTCCTTGCTCTCGTAATGATGGTGGTGGGTGGTATGTTTCTCGGAGTGGCCACGCCGGAAGTTCATTTGCCTCCCGGCGATCTTCTGAAAGCAGAAACTCCGCACAAATGGACAAAGACCGACAAGAATTGGGTGGATGATCGCGGCGTTGTCGATATCGAAATCAAGGTACAAACTGAAGACAAAGAGCTGGTGGCGGATGAGCCTCTGACGCTCTACGCCAAGCCAAAGAATGCCGACAA contains the following coding sequences:
- a CDS encoding AtpZ/AtpI family protein, encoding MKKPWIVAVRFIGIGWYIGLCIAGGVFLGRWIGQKVGAETFCSLMGLAVGVVVAVYGIWIAYSLLNRNGLANKEDKEK
- a CDS encoding bifunctional nuclease family protein; the protein is MIEMSIDSIRVSMMNYQRVVILKEKSSDRYLPIWIGPAEADAIAIKLQGVNPPRPLTHDLVDSIIRNLGASVSSIVVSDLHNDTFYAKLILDVNGKRLELDSRPSDAMAIAIRAQAPIYAAETVLDRAGIIVDSETGKPSTQSKDTKSGTTEEELKSLSAFRDFVDSLNLEDLGKGQG